One part of the Helicoverpa armigera isolate CAAS_96S chromosome 3, ASM3070526v1, whole genome shotgun sequence genome encodes these proteins:
- the LOC110372914 gene encoding uncharacterized protein LOC110372914, translated as MGLSWLLLAACALMCASADRGGSSLRGALEALQRRQRGRMHGPILPQPDYDALYEFVPPQGYPEPDYAVDVEDIEEEPTPKYIVKLLDDNERPPETYEYKLIKKKNSANSAAKKESAFRERSHHSDNDRLRELFMDKNEGEEKKEQEDGPDNDAEYALLLGQLWSKYKYNKEHANNIENAPQGVVKLYNEKIVKKRYPDNWGPIAFKRKRSSDSDSDRPILFDYDGRKPNPEPVDPNYNAYDVSDDDKDDLREEYAIAFQPLDDDSFADLADDDQYTYDAVEKRFPVTKRSSGSYSLNTQKKRFAQNQNKRDTVKSFRSSAGTDPKLIKDLSKIFGDSEIEIIKNPVKRNTDHEEHEHEVKPPMLTPVHNLTHEHNNSAVHDDDSHEHHGHNIHHPGVSGKEVEHVTEHGHDHSHAHEHEHEHTHDHNHNQDHEHSDKDKPITVRKKSIDWSDYFGIDKRNNKPVSFVNGLTQDRLRKQYFDTFNKEVIYPLNSFRKHSYVKRNYVETKPNEETEIQIDRAHLAVQNEEKRSKASDNDSKLDNIDKKLRNMEGLIVDEALHYSNVEELDSKEEQEMKEKLLSRLAAAYSLEKMRKALKEFKQSLQIQKAKSSAAPSPIPTDESKAKRVAVKKEKVEIMSNDIPGFEKGDERNSDFEDEQGAGHYLNGKIEEQFSEGYMGGSGRHRIPVMATVGASGACPVLAKIVQRCRGVDMLAGDRGQLFLPLCSLHQICYLCGEAPPTTCDLVFLSEADTTCEGDMGCQRAARSALMALRELHDNLADELDGECEASPCLPATLKLNLGWQRAFQRHLSGTSEANCEKLCENIPVFKMGDASADDRNKGVDNPAATDDDGSPARRPDVVISVQPTTGGDRAPLPVSTLDWRSNSRGQFIPVHGLDFLIGVTNLLIQQTVELTDLTSKIESENRYIVRVPNGEALYIASETSTSTQRCLCGSGRAFTMHLHDNTRQEAMVLKRRLAAASCCFPCRLQEIKVITPPGDYVGRVQQQCTWMVPFYLVRDVNEQVLFVVEGPAVLQRSALLLSEFKIMTGDSLREVGRIAHGWDRDLNSFTTTLQIPTTAVQPKHKALLLAAAFLLEYAYFERSKTSCLRCNCF; from the exons ATGGGCCTATCATGGCTACTGTTAGCGGCGTGCGCGCTGATGTGCGCGAGCGCCGACCGCGGCGGATCTTCGCTGCGGGGCGCGCTTGAAGCACTGCAGCGTAGGCAACGAGGACGCATGCACGGACCCATCCTTCCCCAGCCTGATTATGATGCATTGTACGAGTTTGTGCCTCCACAAGGCTACCCTG AACCCGATTACGCTGTGGATGTTGAAGACATTGAAGAAGAGCCAACTCCGAAATACATTGTGAAATTATTGGATGACAATGAAAGACCACCTGAAACTTATGAATACAAACTTATAAAGAAGAAGAACTCCGCTAACTCAGCAGCTAAGAAAGAATCAGCGTTCCGTGAAAGGAGTCACCACTCAGATAATGATAGGCTACGTGAACTGTTCATGGATAAAAATGAAGGAGAAGAGAAGAAGGAACAAGAAGATGGGCCTGACAACGATGCTGAGTACGCACTACTATTAGGACAACTTTGGTCAAAGTATAAATACAACAAAGAACACGCTAACAACATCGAGAATGCTCCTCAAGGCGTAGTTAAACTTTATAACGAAAAGATCGTTAAGAAACGATACCCAGATAATTGGGGTCCTATTGCTTTTAAAAGGAAACGAAGTTCTGACTCTGATTCTGATCGACCAATTCTGTTTGATTACGATGGCAGGAAGCCTAACCCAGAACCAGTGGATCCCAACTACAATGCTTATGATGTTTCTGATGACGATAAAGATGACCTTCGTGAAGAATATGCTATTGCATTCCAGCCACTGGATGATGATAGTTTCGCTGACTTAGCTGATGATGACCAATATACTTACGATGCAGTCGAAAAACGTTTTCCTGTAACCAAGCGTAGTAGTGGCTCGTATAGCTTAAATACGCAAAAGAAAAGGTTTGcccaaaatcaaaacaaacgtGACACTGTAAAGTCTTTCAGAAGCAGTGCAGGTACTGACCCAAAGCTGATTAAGGACCTCTCTAAAATATTTGGCGATtctgaaattgaaattataaaaaatcccGTTAAACGTAACACCGATCACGAAGAGCATGAGCATGAGGTTAAACCACCTATGTTAACACCAGTCCACAATCTAACTCACGAACACAACAATTCAGCTGTTCATGATGACGACAGCCACGAACATCACGGTCACAACATCCACCATCCCGGTGTTTCCGGCAAAGAAGTGGAACATGTAACTGAGCACGGACACGATCACAGTCACGCACATGAACACGAGCATGAGCATACACACGACCACAACCATAACCAGGATCACGAACATAGTGACAAAGATAAACCGATCACTGTCAGGAAGAAGTCAATAGATTGGTCTGACTACTTCGGAATTGACAAACGCAATAACAAGCCAGTGTCATTCGTAAATGGATTAACTCAGGATAGACTACGAAAACAATACTTTGACACTTTCAACAAGGAAGTCATTTACCCATTGAATTCATTTCGCAAACACAGCTATGTGAAAAGGAATTACGTTGAAACCAAACCTAACGAAGAAACTGAAATTCAAATAGACAGAGCTCACCTTGCCGTTCAGAATGAAGAAAAGAGGAGTAAAGCTAGTGACAACGACTCTAAACTTgacaatatcgataaaaaactaagaaacaTGGAAGGACTGATTGTAGACGAAGCTTTGCATTACTCTAATGTGGAAGAGTTAGATTCAAAAGAGGAACAAGAGATGAAAGAAAAACTCCTGTCACGTTTAGCAGCGGCTTACAGCTTGGAAAAAATGAGGAAGGCATTGAAAGAGTTCAAACAAAGTTTGCAAATCCAAAAGGCGAAGTCTAGTGCGGCACCATCCCCGATTCCCACCGATGAGTCTAAAGCTAAACGTGTAGCTGTAAAGAAGGAGAAAGTAGAAATTATGAGCAACGATATCCCTGGATTCGAAAAGGGAGACGAAAGAAACAGTGATTTTGAAGATGAACAAGGTGCTGGCCACTACTTGAACGGAAAGATCGAGGAACAATTTTCTGAAGGATACATGGGTGGCAGCGGTAGACACCGAATTCCCGTAATGGCAACAG TAGGTGCATCTGGTGCGTGCCCGGTTCTTGCGAAGATAGTGCAGCGGTGCCGAGGCGTAGACATGCTGGCTGGCGACCGGGGACAGTTGTTCCTACCGCTTTGTAGCTTGCATCAGATCTGCTATCTTTGC GGAGAGGCTCCACCAACAACCTGCGACCTGGTATTCCTTTCTGAAGCCGATACGACATGCGAAGGTGACATGGGATGTCAACGAGCTGCTCGCTCCGCACTGATGGCTCTGCGGGAACTGCATGACAACCTAGCCGATGAACTGGACGGAGAATGTGAGGCCAGCCCTTGCCTGCCTGCCACCCTCAAGCTCAACCTAGGCTGGCAGCGAGCCTTCCAGCGA CATCTTTCTGGTACAAGTGAGgcaaattgtgaaaaattgtgCGAAAACATCCCGGTTTTCAAAATGGGAGACGCTAGTGCAGATGATAGAAATAAAGGAGTTGATAATCCAGCAGCAACAGACG ACGATGGATCACCGGCGAGAAGACCAGATGTAGTTATTAGTGTTCAGCCCACAACTG GAGGTGATCGTGCACCACTGCCGGTGTCAACCCTGGACTGGCGATCCAACAGCCGGGGACAGTTCATACCAGTACATGGACTGGACTTCCTCATCGGCGTCACCAACCTTCTGATACAGCAAACTGTGGAACTCACTGACC TGACATCCAAAATCGAGTCAGAAAATCGATACATAGTGCGAGTTCCCAATGGCGAGGCGTTGTACATCGCCAGTGAGACTTCGACTTCCACCCAGCGATGCCTGTGTGGGTCAGGGAGGGCGTTCACCATGCATCTGCATGATAACACCAGGCAAGAAGCCATGGTGCTGAAGAGAAGGCTGGCTGCAGCGTCCTGCTGCTTCCCCTGTAGATTGCAG GAGATAAAAGTGATAACTCCCCCGGGAGACTACGTGGGCCGCGTGCAGCAGCAGTGCACGTGGATGGTGCCCTTCTACCTGGTGAGAGACGTCAACGAACAGGTGCTGTTCGTGGTGGAAGGCCCTGCTGTGCTGCAGAGGAGCGCGTTGCTGCTGTCCGAGTTTAAG ATAATGACTGGAGATTCCCTCCGCGAAGTAGGCAGGATAGCCCACGGCTGGGACAGAGACCTGAACAGTTTCACCACGACGTTACAAATACCAACAACTGCTGTGCAACCGAAACATAAAGCTTTGCTTCTAGCTGCTGCTTTCCTACTG GAATACGCCTATTTTGAAAGGTCAAAAACAAGTTGCCTAAGGTGCAATTGTTTCTAA